A region from the Gemmatimonadota bacterium genome encodes:
- a CDS encoding histidine kinase has translation MATSTSDTPTARLAWSWLLLAFLVPGAIAALQSAAAYATRDALGREWPYAVLQLPRWLAWAPATPLIFAAQRRWPLARPGLSGALVRHGVLSLVLSTAMEAVFLPITLAISARLNPGDVREISVAALVSLTLLGRLIPGALTYAAIVGVASTLDSRARLRHREAAAEQLRGQLAAAQLSALKMQLHPHFLFNTLQAVNVLISRDPAAASRMVTRLGDLLRTTLSRARDAEVPLGDELALVRQYLEIEHIRFADRLVVQWDVAPGLLGYFVPDLILQPLVENAITHGIATVAGPGTITISATASDDELHLTVRNTGSIPTAHGPERLGLGITRERLQTRYGSRARCTLQVDASGTTTATITLPLERHDPHA, from the coding sequence ATGGCCACCTCCACGTCGGACACGCCGACGGCACGACTGGCGTGGAGCTGGCTCCTCCTGGCCTTTCTCGTGCCCGGCGCGATCGCCGCCCTGCAATCCGCAGCTGCGTATGCCACGCGCGACGCGCTCGGTCGGGAGTGGCCCTACGCCGTCCTGCAGCTCCCACGCTGGCTCGCGTGGGCGCCCGCCACGCCGCTCATCTTCGCCGCCCAGCGCCGCTGGCCCCTGGCACGCCCCGGGCTCTCGGGGGCCCTCGTGCGCCACGGGGTCCTTTCCCTGGTCCTGTCCACCGCGATGGAAGCGGTGTTCCTTCCCATCACGCTCGCCATCTCTGCACGCCTGAACCCCGGGGACGTGCGTGAGATCTCCGTCGCGGCGCTGGTGAGCCTGACACTCCTCGGCCGCCTGATCCCGGGCGCGTTAACCTACGCCGCCATCGTGGGCGTGGCGTCCACCCTCGATTCACGCGCCCGGCTGCGCCACCGAGAAGCAGCCGCTGAGCAGCTCCGGGGACAGCTCGCGGCCGCCCAGCTGAGCGCCTTGAAGATGCAGCTCCATCCGCATTTCCTCTTCAACACGCTCCAGGCCGTGAACGTCCTCATCTCGCGCGATCCCGCGGCGGCGTCGCGCATGGTCACCCGACTCGGCGACTTGTTGCGCACGACCCTCTCCCGGGCCCGGGACGCGGAGGTCCCACTGGGTGACGAGTTGGCGCTCGTCAGGCAGTACCTGGAGATCGAGCATATCCGCTTCGCCGATCGCCTGGTCGTCCAGTGGGACGTCGCGCCCGGGCTGCTGGGGTACTTCGTGCCGGACCTGATCCTCCAACCGCTGGTGGAGAATGCCATTACGCATGGGATCGCCACGGTCGCTGGCCCGGGAACCATCACGATCTCCGCCACAGCGTCCGACGACGAGCTCCACCTGACGGTCCGCAACACGGGCTCCATACCCACGGCGCACGGCCCGGAGCGACTGGGCCTGGGCATCACCCGCGAACGCCTGCAGACCCGTTACGGCAGCCGCGCCCGCTGCACCCTGCAGGTGGATGCGTCCGGCACCACCACGGCTACCATCACCCTCCCCCTGGAACGCCACGACCCGCATGCCTGA
- a CDS encoding FHA domain-containing protein codes for MGDPQALYIFLTTETQLNDGDVLLLGSQVIRYRRWVDDGTYFADQSMLGSILPGRDCAVLEQLRSDGRVRDMMYLWPGRSILIGREEGDWVFAFDRTMSARHASITCAADGTLSVRDVGSRNGVAVSVRGPRRMTSGQRLSLAGKVMRVDLA; via the coding sequence GTGGGTGATCCCCAGGCCCTCTACATCTTCCTGACCACCGAGACCCAGCTGAATGACGGCGATGTCCTGCTGTTGGGATCGCAGGTCATTCGTTATCGTCGCTGGGTGGATGACGGCACCTACTTCGCGGACCAGTCGATGCTGGGATCGATCCTGCCGGGTCGCGACTGCGCGGTCCTCGAGCAGTTGCGCAGCGACGGACGCGTTCGGGACATGATGTACCTGTGGCCGGGGCGGTCGATCCTCATCGGCCGGGAAGAGGGCGACTGGGTGTTTGCCTTCGACCGCACCATGAGTGCACGGCATGCGTCGATCACCTGTGCCGCCGATGGCACGTTGTCCGTGCGCGACGTCGGGAGCCGCAACGGGGTGGCGGTCTCCGTTCGTGGGCCGCGTCGCATGACCAGCGGACAGCGTTTGTCCCTGGCTGGGAAGGTCATGCGCGTGGACCTCGCCTGA
- a CDS encoding protein phosphatase 2C domain-containing protein, which yields MVEVYAVTDVGRTRDHNEDAFLVSDLSDRAALDFDASVQQRVGARGLLFMVADGMGGAAAGELASATAVDVVLRSLRDDWSAAAPGAPELFVDAIERAAQTANSVIYRYATDHPEVRGMGTTATIAGLLAIPCSSPRSATPGPTSSATVSPVSSPRISRLSRNWSKPVR from the coding sequence ATGGTCGAGGTGTATGCGGTCACCGATGTGGGCCGCACGCGCGATCATAACGAGGACGCCTTCCTCGTCTCTGACCTTAGCGACCGGGCAGCCCTCGACTTCGACGCCTCGGTCCAACAGCGCGTCGGCGCTCGGGGCCTCCTGTTCATGGTCGCCGACGGCATGGGCGGCGCCGCCGCTGGCGAACTCGCGAGCGCAACGGCCGTGGATGTCGTGCTGCGTTCGTTGCGCGACGACTGGTCGGCCGCCGCGCCGGGCGCACCGGAACTGTTCGTCGACGCCATCGAGCGTGCGGCCCAAACAGCCAACAGCGTCATCTACCGCTACGCGACCGACCACCCCGAGGTCCGCGGGATGGGAACCACGGCGACCATCGCCGGCCTCCTGGCGATACCCTGTTCCTCGCCCAGGTCGGCGACTCCCGGGCCTACCTCGTCCGCGACGGTGTCGCCCGTCAGCTCACCAAGGATCAGTCGCTTATCCAGAAACTGGTCGAAGCCGGTGAGATGA
- a CDS encoding anhydro-N-acetylmuramic acid kinase: MSTGLRPGEWLAAAAIRVLAQAGIARGDVAAIASHGQTIWHVPGHSTWQIGEAAVIAERTGCRVISDFRVADVAAGPGAPLVSMADRVLFSSPDTWRALQNIGGIGNVTVVPPGGTELGLRAFDTGPGVVVIDGVTQRVDPSLTYDVDGRLARQGQVIHAAVEATLDDPYFLAPPPKTTGREFFDAAYITGFIERCRAEHPQATGPDLVASAVALTARSIGSSLRQFVPEPVAELVVSGGGAQNPVLVEAIAHAVAPIPVRRFDQLFFDGEAKEAVAFALLGYLHLTGRPGNVPAATGARGGRVLGKTCGAAARSR, encoded by the coding sequence TTGTCGACTGGGCTTCGACCTGGAGAATGGCTGGCGGCCGCGGCGATCCGCGTCCTCGCACAGGCGGGTATTGCCCGCGGCGACGTGGCGGCGATTGCCTCGCACGGCCAAACGATCTGGCACGTGCCGGGGCATTCCACCTGGCAGATCGGCGAAGCCGCGGTGATCGCCGAGCGCACGGGCTGTCGGGTCATCAGCGACTTCCGCGTGGCCGACGTGGCCGCGGGGCCAGGAGCTCCGCTGGTCTCGATGGCGGACCGCGTGCTCTTCTCGTCGCCGGACACCTGGCGGGCGCTGCAGAACATCGGTGGGATCGGGAACGTGACAGTGGTCCCGCCGGGTGGCACCGAGCTCGGGCTGCGGGCGTTCGACACTGGCCCCGGCGTTGTCGTGATCGACGGCGTGACCCAGCGCGTAGATCCGTCGCTGACCTACGACGTGGATGGTCGTCTGGCGCGCCAGGGGCAGGTGATCCACGCGGCCGTCGAGGCGACGCTGGATGATCCGTACTTCCTCGCGCCGCCACCCAAGACCACCGGGCGCGAGTTCTTCGATGCGGCATACATCACCGGCTTTATCGAGCGATGCCGCGCCGAACACCCGCAGGCGACGGGGCCGGACCTGGTGGCGTCGGCCGTCGCCTTGACGGCTCGGTCGATCGGGAGCAGCTTGCGACAGTTTGTCCCGGAGCCGGTGGCCGAGTTGGTGGTGTCCGGCGGCGGGGCGCAGAATCCGGTGCTCGTCGAGGCGATTGCCCACGCGGTCGCCCCGATCCCGGTCCGGCGGTTCGACCAGTTGTTCTTTGACGGCGAGGCCAAGGAGGCCGTAGCTTTCGCGTTGTTGGGCTACCTGCACCTTACGGGGCGCCCGGGGAACGTGCCGGCGGCGACGGGCGCGCGCGGGGGGAGGGTGCTGGGGAAGACCTGTGGGGCGGCGGCCCGTAGCCGATAA
- a CDS encoding gamma-glutamyltransferase — translation MSRRLLACALLGALACSRTPTPGDSLGAGVPPRQAATFPAGWRFAAGSPAAFGKEFMIASNERRASDAGNEIIRAGGNAVDAAVAVGFALAVTYPVAGNIGGGGFMVIRMADGRNAAIDYREVAPLAAHRNMYLDAAGNPTNESIVGYRASGVPGAVAGMAEALAKYGTLTLSQVMQPAIRLARDGFTVDSSLHLSLASSRDYLARFDGKDVFFPNGQPLAVGSLFRQPALARSLEYIASTGPKAFYDGPVGDSLVAAMTRGGGIITREDLRRYTPEWRAPIRSSYRGYSLFTMPPASSGGITITEALNMLETWSQVPAWGRRSTPTSWARPTSVRSSTAITSWPTPPLSRSPSRNSPARRTRVRWPGRSTRPARRPPRPTGRRSSKASTPRTIPLWTTTAMRSRRPPPSTTATAPRST, via the coding sequence ATGAGCCGCCGTCTCCTTGCCTGCGCCCTTCTCGGCGCCCTCGCCTGCTCGCGCACGCCGACTCCGGGTGACTCGTTAGGCGCCGGTGTCCCGCCCAGGCAAGCCGCGACCTTCCCCGCCGGCTGGCGCTTCGCGGCGGGAAGCCCGGCCGCCTTTGGCAAGGAGTTCATGATCGCCAGCAATGAGCGCCGGGCGTCCGATGCGGGCAATGAGATCATCCGGGCCGGGGGCAACGCGGTCGATGCCGCCGTGGCCGTGGGATTTGCCCTCGCCGTCACCTACCCGGTCGCGGGCAACATCGGGGGCGGTGGCTTCATGGTGATCCGCATGGCCGACGGGCGCAACGCGGCCATTGACTACCGTGAGGTCGCCCCGCTCGCCGCCCATCGCAACATGTACCTCGATGCCGCCGGCAATCCCACCAACGAAAGCATTGTGGGGTACCGCGCGTCAGGCGTCCCGGGAGCGGTCGCCGGCATGGCAGAAGCGCTGGCCAAGTACGGCACCCTGACGTTGTCGCAGGTGATGCAACCCGCCATCAGGCTCGCGCGGGACGGCTTCACCGTGGACTCGTCGCTGCACCTCTCGCTCGCCTCCAGCCGCGACTACCTCGCCCGTTTTGACGGCAAGGACGTCTTCTTCCCCAACGGCCAGCCGCTCGCCGTGGGGAGCCTGTTCCGGCAACCGGCCCTGGCCCGCTCCCTGGAGTACATCGCCAGCACGGGCCCGAAGGCGTTTTACGACGGACCGGTCGGCGACTCCCTGGTGGCGGCGATGACGCGCGGCGGCGGCATCATCACCCGCGAGGACCTGCGACGGTACACCCCCGAATGGCGCGCCCCCATCCGCAGCAGCTACCGCGGCTACAGCCTGTTCACCATGCCGCCCGCCTCGTCCGGCGGCATCACCATCACCGAAGCACTTAACATGCTGGAGACCTGGTCACAGGTCCCGGCCTGGGGACGCCGGAGTACGCCCACCTCCTGGGCTCGGCCTACCAGCGTGCGTTCATCGACCGCAATAACAAGCTGGCCGACCCCGCCTTTGTCCAGGTCCCCATCGCGCAACTCACCAGCAAGGCGTACGCGCGTACGCTGGCCAGGACGATCGACCCGGCCCGCAAGACGCCCACCCCGCCCAACGGGGCGCAGATCATCGAAGGCCAGCACACCACGCACTATTCCGTTGTGGACAACCACGGCAATGCGGTCGCGACGACCACCACCATCAACAACGGCTACGGCTCCGCGGTCTACCTGA
- the murQ gene encoding N-acetylmuramic acid 6-phosphate etherase codes for MTEHRNPRTTDIDLATTLEIVDAMNAEDRTVADAVARVREPVARAMGFVEDAFRAGGRLFYVGAGTSGRLGILDASECPPTFGSDPDLVQGIIAGGEPAVFRSQEGAEDHPAGGAQAVDERGVRQGDVVVGIAASGTTPFVRGALLRARERGARTVMLACTPIDAEFEQRVDQAIVAVTGPEVVTGSTRLKAGTATKMILNMLTTGAMIRTGKTFGNLMVDLRATNVKLADRSGADRHGGLRRDARGGARPPASGGSGVKLAIVMHATGGSLSDAQRPSRRTTG; via the coding sequence ATCACGGAACACCGCAACCCCCGCACGACCGACATCGACCTCGCGACGACCCTGGAGATCGTCGACGCCATGAATGCCGAGGATCGAACCGTCGCGGATGCGGTCGCGCGTGTACGGGAGCCGGTGGCGCGCGCGATGGGGTTCGTCGAGGACGCGTTCCGGGCGGGAGGGCGACTGTTCTACGTCGGGGCGGGCACCTCCGGTCGCCTCGGGATCCTGGATGCCTCCGAGTGCCCGCCCACGTTCGGGTCGGATCCCGATCTGGTGCAGGGGATCATCGCCGGAGGAGAGCCGGCGGTGTTCCGGTCGCAGGAAGGGGCCGAAGACCACCCGGCGGGCGGCGCGCAGGCCGTGGACGAGCGCGGGGTGCGCCAGGGTGACGTGGTGGTCGGGATCGCGGCCTCAGGCACGACGCCGTTTGTGCGCGGGGCATTGCTGCGTGCGCGGGAGCGCGGTGCCCGCACGGTGATGCTGGCCTGCACGCCGATCGATGCCGAGTTCGAGCAGAGGGTGGACCAGGCGATTGTCGCCGTGACGGGGCCGGAGGTCGTGACCGGATCCACACGCCTCAAGGCGGGGACCGCCACCAAGATGATCCTCAACATGCTCACCACCGGTGCGATGATTCGCACGGGCAAGACGTTCGGCAACTTGATGGTGGACCTGCGCGCCACCAACGTGAAGCTGGCCGATCGGTCAGGAGCGGATCGTCATGGAGGTCTGCGACGTGACGCGCGAGGTGGCGCGCGACCTCCTGCAAGCGGCGGATCGGGCGTGAAGCTGGCGATTGTCATGCACGCGACCGGCGGCTCATTGTCCGACGCGCAGCGGCCCTCGCGTCGCACGACGGGGTGA
- a CDS encoding gamma-glutamyltransferase has translation MDNHGNAVATTTTINNGYGSAVYLKNVGFFMNDEMDDFATAPGKPNMFGLVQYEANAIAPGKRMLSAMSPTIVLDPQGELLLVVGAAGGPRIITATSQVILNVIDHRMSLADAMRAPRLHHQALPDTLMVETGGLTPEAESGLRAIGHAVRYIPGIANVNAVMRVKGGWEGVSEPRVGGTGGTSAR, from the coding sequence GTGGACAACCACGGCAATGCGGTCGCGACGACCACCACCATCAACAACGGCTACGGCTCCGCGGTCTACCTGAAGAATGTCGGGTTCTTCATGAACGACGAGATGGACGACTTCGCCACGGCGCCCGGCAAGCCCAACATGTTCGGCCTGGTGCAGTACGAAGCCAACGCCATCGCCCCAGGCAAGCGCATGCTCAGCGCGATGTCACCCACGATCGTCCTCGACCCGCAGGGTGAATTGCTCCTGGTGGTTGGCGCAGCCGGGGGGCCGCGCATCATCACCGCGACCTCCCAGGTGATCCTCAACGTCATCGACCACCGGATGTCGCTCGCCGACGCGATGCGCGCCCCGCGCCTGCACCACCAGGCGTTGCCGGACACCCTGATGGTGGAGACGGGTGGCCTCACGCCGGAGGCCGAGTCCGGGCTGCGGGCGATCGGGCACGCCGTGCGGTACATCCCGGGGATCGCGAACGTCAACGCGGTGATGCGCGTGAAGGGTGGCTGGGAGGGCGTGAGCGAACCGCGAGTGGGTGGCACCGGAGGGACCAGCGCTCGGTAG